DNA from Candidatus Cloacimonadota bacterium:
TGTTTTTTTAATAGCCCAGCCATTCATGGCTGGGTAAAAAAACAAACGAAATAATCAAGGGCGTTCACGCCCGTATATTTCTCCCCAAAACGCCATAAATGGCGTAAGATAATTTGTCCGATTTTTTTCCTATCCGTAAACGGATAGGCTATTTTTTTTCAATTTCACAATTCACAATTCATAATTCATAATTCATAATTCCCCTCCCCCTTTTCCCTTCAGCGAATATACAAAATAAAAAAAGCCCCTACCGTCAAAAGTAACAGTAGGAGCATATTATTATATAGATTGAATAAAGAAGCTATCTGAGAAGTATAGTGTTTATAATTTGAGTATTATTTCCTGCTTTTAGTCTATAGAAGTATAATCCGCTTGAAACCTGATTCCCATTGCTATCATTTCCATTCCAAGTTGTATTATGTTCGCCTTGAGATTGGAAACCGCTAACAAGAGTCCGCACTCTTTCACCTTTAATATTGTAAACAGCAATATTTACGTTCTTCGCATTTTGAAGAGCATAACTGATCGTGCTTGAATTCATAAATGGATTTGGAAAAGATTGAATCGTTCCAACTGCAATTTCAGATTGAGGTTCACCTATGGCGTTACAAATATTTTCGTATGGAGTTGGCCCACCAAAAGCACCCATATCATTTCTGGAACCATCTAAATCAAAATAATCAGGATCAGGAGTACCGGCATCTATACAAGGTGAACCGGTTTGTAATGCCCAATTTGCTGCAAGAGCATCATATCCCGTGCCGATTCCGGCAGTTGGTGCGATGAACAGCGGATCTTCATCAATATTTCCTTCGCCTTCAAAACCACTGGTTATGCAGGTGTATGTAATCGTAGGAGGTCCATAGGGGGCAAAGAATAAATCCGCAACATCTTCTTGAATGATACAATTATAGAATGTCGGGAAAGCATTAAATAAGAAAAAGAGATAGGGTGTACCATTTGTAGATTCATTATTGATGAATGTGTTGTTCACAAAATTTGCATCCGAACCGCTCTTGAGAACTGCTGCTCCAAAAGTGCCGGAATTGTTGGCGAAAATATTGTTTTCTACTGTTATTGCAGAACCAACGCATTGAATTCCACCGGTTAAATTTCCACTTGTGTTATTAGCAATAATATTTTGCCTAACCAATACTGTATCCGAATTATTCACATCAATAGCTGCTGCCTTAGAGGAACTTTCATTCTCAAAAAAGACGTTCTTAATAATTTGAACATGGGAATTATCAATCCGTATTGCACCATCAGTTGCTTTGGAAATTTTACATCCTCTGATAATATTATCTTGCTGAGAATTAAAGACGTAAAAACCTTTCCAGTTTTCATCTGAAGTAATAATGATTGGGTTTGAAATGTCTTCAATGGCATCTGCAACCAACTTGCCCTTAACTTCTATCATTTTGTCTGGGGCAACATTGATTGTTACGCCGGGTTCAATCGTCAATTCTGCATCTACCGGAATTGAAGTATCATCAGAAATGTAATAAGGATTATTCTCCTGAGTCCAAATACCTGCCACTTCACCTGAAATAGCACTTCCATCTGTAACAGTGATAAAATCCTCAGAAGTTTTTGTTACCGATTCACCTTGACTGGTAACAGTTAAAATTACATCATAAGATCCAATTTCAGTATAGAGAAGGAAAGGTTCCGGTTCTGTGGAATCAATAGTTCCGTCTCCATCCAAATCCCATTCCCAACTGTCAATTCCTTCGGGAGAAAAAGAATGATCAATGAATTGAACTCCAAGATTGGCTGGTCCATTTGTTACAACTGCGTCAAAATTTGCAGTTAACCCAAAAGTTTCAATAGCCGTATCTAATGCTGATTGAACATTTGAAAAATAGTTGCCGTTGTAATAACAGACATTTAATGCTCCAATTACAGCAAACAGAGGAATATAGCCATTTCCGAATGGCCCTGAACTCCCAATGCCATTATAATAAGTACTGTTTGGCCAGATTGTTTGAGAGATGAAATACACATTTTGCCCAGCATTAGTATATTCGACCCAGAGGTCTTCAAAAAGCGGCGCCGCCGCTGTACAACTTGGTCAACTTGTACCACCCCAGAATAATACAACGGCTGTTCCCTGCTCAGTCAATTCGTAAATTGAATGGGCTGCACCCGTATTATCTGTCCAGCTATAATCATTGACCGTATCACCAACATTATAAACGGCAAAAAGAGAGCCTGAAATGAGGAGAACTACGGTCAAAATAATTAATTTTTTCATTTTTCCTTCCTTCTTGTGATATTATTTTAGTAACCGTTTTTTTTTATTCAACAAATATGATGTCAAGTTTTGTTTGTCTTGATGTTGGGCGGTCTAAATTTTCGATCTCAATCTTTGAGAATATTGCACTTCCGATAACAATTCATCACTATCGCTGACAGTTTCAATA
Protein-coding regions in this window:
- a CDS encoding FlgD immunoglobulin-like domain containing protein, producing the protein MYFISQTIWPNSTYYNGIGSSGPFGNGYIPLFAVIGALNVCYYNGNYFSNVQSALDTAIETFGLTANFDAVVTNGPANLGVQFIDHSFSPEGIDSWEWDLDGDGTIDSTEPEPFLLYTEIGSYDVILTVTSQGESVTKTSEDFITVTDGSAISGEVAGIWTQENNPYYISDDTSIPVDAELTIEPGVTINVAPDKMIEVKGKLVADAIEDISNPIIITSDENWKGFYVFNSQQDNIIRGCKISKATDGAIRIDNSHVQIIKNVFFENESSSKAAAIDVNNSDTVLVRQNIIANNTSGNLTGGIQCVGSAITVENNIFANNSGTFGAAVLKSGSDANFVNNTFINNESTNGTPYLFFLFNAFPTFYNCIIQEDVADLFFAPYGPPTITYTCITSGFEGEGNIDEDPLFIAPTAGIGTGYDALAANWALQTGSPCIDAGTPDPDYFDLDGSRNDMGAFGGPTPYENICNAIGEPQSEIAVGTIQSFPNPFMNSSTISYALQNAKNVNIAVYNIKGERVRTLVSGFQSQGEHNTTWNGNDSNGNQVSSGLYFYRLKAGNNTQIINTILLR